A stretch of the Flavobacterium aquiphilum genome encodes the following:
- a CDS encoding DUF4255 domain-containing protein, producing MNLAKILDKLSKKITSEITASNNGVIVSIELTNVATLNDGDEFLQEKSSMILSIVNIEEDKTLKNQSLYKEYPGNGNFIEKYKKPTQNLILSLLFTSYNKNQSKYAEGIDKLEYIIKCLQQNNVFYYDDTNFFEQTEVSENQAKSMNKIILDLVSLKSDQLNQMWSYLGSKYMPSVLYSMRMIRVQKENNLPTDPVINKAKVQLWANDKNDITGEIETNSFLLD from the coding sequence ATGAATTTAGCTAAGATACTAGATAAACTTTCCAAAAAAATAACTTCTGAAATTACTGCATCAAATAATGGAGTTATAGTAAGTATCGAACTGACAAATGTTGCCACTTTAAATGATGGCGATGAATTTTTACAAGAAAAATCTTCAATGATTCTTTCCATAGTAAATATCGAAGAAGACAAAACGCTAAAAAATCAAAGTTTATACAAAGAATATCCGGGAAATGGCAACTTTATTGAAAAATATAAAAAGCCAACCCAAAACCTGATTTTGTCCCTATTGTTTACTTCGTACAATAAAAATCAAAGCAAATATGCCGAAGGGATTGATAAGCTAGAATACATCATCAAATGTCTACAACAAAACAATGTGTTTTATTATGATGATACCAATTTTTTTGAACAAACTGAAGTTTCTGAAAATCAAGCTAAATCAATGAATAAAATTATTCTGGACTTGGTAAGTTTAAAGTCAGATCAGCTTAACCAAATGTGGTCATATCTGGGAAGCAAATACATGCCTTCTGTATTGTACTCCATGCGAATGATTCGTGTTCAAAAAGAAAACAACCTACCGACAGATCCAGTTATTAATAAGGCAAAAGTCCAATTGTGGGCTAATGACAAAAATGATATAACAGGTGAAATTGAAACCAATTCTTTTCTCTTAGACTAA
- the ileS gene encoding isoleucine--tRNA ligase — MSTKFTEYKGLDLPTVASEVLDFWKEKNIFEKSVTTREGNEPFVFFEGPPSANGLPGIHHVMARAIKDIFCRYKTQKGFQVKRKAGWDTHGLPVELGTEKELGITKEDIGKKITVEEYNEACKKTVMRYTDVWNDLTEKMGYWVDMEDPYVTYKSKYMESVWWLLKQIYDKGLLYKGYTIQPYSPKAGTGLSSHEVNQPGAYRDVTDTTIVAQFKTLPETLPSFLQGFGDIHILAWTTTPWTLPSNTALTVGPKIDYVLVKTFNQYTFEPINVVLAKNLVGKQFGKGFFASTEATDFENFKSGDKNIPYIVLTEAKGADLVGIKYGQLLPYTLPYQNAENAFRVISGDFVTTEDGTGIVHTAPTFGADDAKVAKEATPEVPPMLVLDENGIPVPLVDLQGKFTSHMGEFAGKYVKNEYYDEGQAPERSVDVEIAIRLKEENKAFKVEKYVHSYPHSWRTDEPLLYYPLDSWFIKVTDVKDRMFDLNETINWKPKSTGEGRFGNWLKNANDWNLSRSRYWGIPLPIWRTEDKKEEVLIGSVEELYNAIEKSIEAGFQKENPFKGFEIGNMSEVNYDLIDLHKNVVDAITLVSASGKPMKRESDLIDVWFDSGAMPYAQWHYPFENKEKIDGNQDYPANFIAEGVDQTRGWFYTLHAIGTLVFDKIAYKNVVSNGLVLDKNGQKMSKRLGNATDPFETIAEYGPDATRWYMISNANPWDNLKFDIEGIAEVRRKFFGTLYNTYSFFSLYANIDGFKYEEAEIPMDQRPEIDQWIISELNTLIAAVDGYYDDYEPTKAARAISEFVQENLSNWYVRLCRRRFWKGEYAQDKIAAYQTLYTCLLSISKISAPIAPFFMDSLYRDLTNATKSENFESVHLAQFPVSVEKYVNKMLESKMQKAQTISSLVLSLRKKEMIKVRQPLQKVMIPVLDENQRLEIEAVSDLIKAEVNVKEIVLLDDASGILIKQIKPNFKALGPRFGKDMGLISKEIQNLSTEQISQFDREGSLTVVIAGKSVILSLEDVEISSQDIEGWLVANSNGITVALDITISPELKQEGIARELVNRIQNIRKDAGFEVTDKVKVLLQNEDTLKMAVKANEGYIKSETLTEVLVFEEDIKNGTEIDFDGITTKIIITKN, encoded by the coding sequence ATGAGTACAAAATTTACTGAATACAAAGGACTTGACTTGCCAACAGTGGCTTCAGAAGTTCTTGATTTTTGGAAGGAAAAAAATATTTTTGAAAAAAGTGTAACCACTCGCGAAGGAAATGAGCCTTTCGTATTCTTTGAAGGACCACCTTCAGCAAATGGATTGCCTGGAATTCACCACGTAATGGCACGTGCAATTAAAGATATTTTTTGTAGATATAAAACCCAAAAAGGATTTCAGGTAAAGCGTAAAGCCGGATGGGATACCCACGGATTACCAGTAGAATTGGGAACTGAAAAAGAATTAGGAATTACCAAAGAAGATATTGGAAAAAAAATAACAGTAGAGGAGTATAACGAAGCGTGTAAAAAAACCGTAATGCGTTATACCGATGTATGGAATGACCTTACCGAAAAAATGGGTTACTGGGTCGATATGGAAGATCCGTATGTGACTTACAAATCCAAATACATGGAATCAGTTTGGTGGCTTTTGAAACAAATCTACGATAAAGGTTTGTTGTACAAAGGATACACGATCCAACCATATTCCCCAAAAGCTGGAACCGGATTGTCTTCTCACGAAGTAAATCAGCCTGGAGCTTACCGTGATGTTACTGATACTACGATTGTGGCACAGTTTAAAACTTTGCCAGAAACTTTGCCTTCATTTTTACAAGGTTTTGGAGATATTCACATTTTAGCTTGGACAACAACTCCTTGGACTTTGCCATCGAATACCGCTTTGACAGTTGGCCCAAAAATCGATTATGTTTTAGTGAAAACTTTTAATCAATATACTTTCGAGCCTATAAACGTCGTTTTAGCTAAGAATTTAGTTGGAAAACAATTCGGAAAAGGATTTTTTGCAAGTACTGAAGCTACCGATTTTGAGAATTTCAAATCTGGAGATAAAAATATTCCATATATAGTATTGACAGAGGCTAAAGGTGCTGATTTAGTTGGGATTAAGTACGGGCAATTATTGCCTTATACTTTACCATATCAAAATGCTGAAAATGCATTCAGAGTAATTTCGGGAGATTTCGTAACGACAGAAGACGGAACCGGAATTGTACATACCGCTCCAACTTTTGGTGCAGATGATGCTAAAGTTGCCAAAGAAGCTACTCCAGAAGTCCCACCAATGTTGGTCTTGGATGAAAATGGCATTCCAGTTCCATTAGTAGATTTACAAGGAAAATTCACTTCGCACATGGGTGAATTTGCTGGAAAATATGTAAAAAATGAATATTACGATGAAGGACAAGCTCCTGAGCGTTCTGTAGATGTTGAAATCGCTATTCGTTTAAAGGAAGAAAATAAAGCGTTCAAAGTTGAGAAATACGTGCACAGTTACCCACACAGCTGGAGAACAGATGAGCCACTTTTATATTATCCGTTAGATTCTTGGTTTATCAAAGTAACTGACGTAAAAGACAGAATGTTTGATTTGAACGAAACAATCAACTGGAAACCTAAATCTACTGGGGAAGGACGTTTCGGGAATTGGCTAAAAAATGCCAACGACTGGAATTTATCTCGTTCTCGTTATTGGGGAATTCCGTTGCCAATCTGGAGAACTGAAGACAAAAAAGAAGAAGTTCTTATTGGTTCTGTTGAAGAATTATACAATGCGATCGAGAAATCTATCGAAGCTGGTTTTCAAAAAGAAAATCCGTTTAAAGGTTTCGAAATCGGAAACATGTCTGAAGTCAATTATGATTTAATTGATTTGCACAAAAATGTTGTTGATGCAATTACTTTAGTTTCTGCTTCTGGAAAACCAATGAAGCGTGAAAGTGATTTGATTGACGTTTGGTTCGATTCTGGTGCAATGCCTTATGCACAATGGCATTATCCATTTGAAAACAAAGAAAAAATAGACGGAAACCAAGATTATCCTGCCAATTTTATTGCCGAAGGGGTGGATCAAACTCGTGGTTGGTTTTATACCTTACACGCGATTGGAACTTTGGTTTTCGATAAAATAGCTTATAAAAATGTAGTTTCAAACGGTTTGGTTTTAGACAAAAATGGACAAAAAATGTCTAAACGTTTAGGAAATGCAACAGATCCTTTTGAAACAATTGCAGAATACGGTCCTGATGCAACACGTTGGTACATGATTTCCAATGCCAATCCTTGGGACAACTTGAAATTTGATATCGAAGGAATTGCTGAGGTACGTCGTAAGTTCTTTGGAACGTTATACAATACCTATTCATTCTTCAGTTTATATGCCAATATTGACGGATTCAAATATGAAGAAGCCGAAATTCCGATGGATCAAAGACCAGAAATAGATCAGTGGATTATTTCTGAATTGAATACATTGATTGCAGCAGTAGATGGATATTATGACGATTATGAGCCTACAAAAGCGGCTCGTGCAATATCTGAATTTGTTCAGGAAAACCTAAGTAACTGGTACGTTCGTTTATGTCGTCGTCGTTTCTGGAAAGGGGAATATGCACAAGATAAAATTGCTGCTTACCAAACACTTTATACATGTTTGCTTAGCATCAGTAAAATAAGTGCACCTATTGCGCCGTTCTTTATGGACTCTCTTTACAGAGACTTGACAAATGCTACGAAATCTGAGAATTTTGAGTCTGTACACTTGGCCCAATTCCCGGTTTCAGTTGAAAAGTATGTTAATAAAATGTTAGAGAGTAAAATGCAGAAAGCGCAGACCATTTCTTCTCTTGTTTTATCACTACGTAAAAAGGAGATGATTAAGGTACGTCAACCACTACAAAAGGTAATGATTCCGGTACTTGACGAGAATCAGAGACTCGAAATAGAAGCTGTCTCTGATCTGATAAAAGCTGAGGTAAATGTAAAGGAAATCGTGCTTTTAGATGATGCTTCAGGTATTTTGATTAAACAGATTAAACCGAATTTCAAAGCTTTAGGGCCACGCTTCGGAAAAGATATGGGATTGATTTCCAAAGAGATACAGAATTTATCTACGGAACAAATCTCACAATTTGATAGAGAAGGCTCGTTAACTGTTGTAATTGCGGGGAAAAGTGTAATTTTATCATTGGAAGACGTAGAAATATCGTCACAGGATATAGAAGGATGGCTGGTTGCCAACTCAAACGGAATAACAGTTGCGTTGGATATAACAATTTCTCCCGAACTGAAACAAGAAGGAATCGCCCGGGAATTGGTAAACAGAATTCAAAATATCCGTAAGGATGCAGGATTTGAGGTAACGGATAAAGTTAAAGTTCTTTTACAGAATGAAGATACCTTAAAAATGGCAGTAAAAGCCAACGAAGGCTATATTAAATCGGAAACACTGACAGAAGTACTTGTTTTTGAGGAAGATATAAAAAATGGCACGGAAATTGACTTTGATGGAATAACAACAAAAATAATAATTACAAAAAATTAG
- a CDS encoding TraR/DksA family transcriptional regulator, whose translation MVDEVARYSDADLAEFKEIIQIKIIKAQADLDLIKSAYMNDLNNGTDDTSPTFKAFEEGSEIMSKEANSQLAIRQEKFIRDLKNALFRVENKTYGVCRITGKLIGKERLKIVPHATMSIEAKNLQK comes from the coding sequence ATGGTAGATGAAGTAGCAAGATACTCTGACGCTGATTTAGCAGAGTTTAAGGAAATCATTCAGATTAAAATCATAAAGGCTCAAGCCGATTTAGATTTGATTAAAAGCGCCTACATGAATGACCTTAACAATGGTACGGATGATACATCTCCCACTTTTAAAGCATTTGAGGAAGGCAGTGAAATCATGTCTAAAGAAGCAAATTCCCAACTTGCAATCAGACAAGAAAAGTTTATACGCGATCTGAAGAATGCGCTTTTCCGTGTAGAAAATAAAACCTACGGGGTTTGTAGAATTACAGGAAAATTGATTGGAAAAGAGAGATTGAAAATCGTACCTCATGCCACAATGAGTATAGAGGCAAAAAACTTACAAAAATAA
- a CDS encoding lipoprotein signal peptidase, with protein MSLLKAYFLIVLILLVDQASKIYVKTNFMLGDEVPVFSWFQIHFIENEGMAWGTKIPGAYGKLILTVFRLFAVTGIGYWLWDSVERKKSSNYLIVAIALILAGAFGNIIDSVFYGVIFDSSHQQLATLFSDTPYGTWLNGQVVDMFYFPIVKDYPMPDWIPYFGGRNFTFFNAIFNVADVAISTGVGILIVFNKRAFHKHQ; from the coding sequence ATGTCATTATTAAAAGCATACTTTCTAATTGTTCTTATATTGTTGGTGGATCAAGCGTCCAAAATATATGTAAAAACAAATTTCATGTTAGGTGACGAGGTTCCTGTATTTAGCTGGTTTCAGATTCATTTTATAGAAAATGAAGGAATGGCTTGGGGAACCAAAATACCCGGAGCTTATGGAAAATTAATCCTTACTGTTTTTAGACTTTTTGCCGTAACAGGAATTGGTTACTGGTTGTGGGATTCGGTTGAAAGAAAAAAAAGTTCCAATTATCTGATAGTTGCCATTGCTTTAATATTGGCTGGAGCTTTTGGAAATATTATCGATTCTGTTTTTTATGGAGTTATTTTTGACAGCAGTCATCAACAATTGGCAACGCTATTTTCGGATACTCCTTATGGGACTTGGTTAAACGGACAAGTGGTAGATATGTTCTATTTTCCGATCGTAAAAGATTATCCAATGCCGGATTGGATTCCTTATTTTGGCGGGCGTAATTTTACTTTTTTTAATGCGATCTTCAATGTTGCCGATGTGGCAATTTCAACTGGAGTTGGTATTTTGATTGTATTCAACAAAAGAGCTTTCCATAAACATCAGTAA
- a CDS encoding 5-formyltetrahydrofolate cyclo-ligase, with the protein MLKKALRAKYKALRNELSEIDIEEKSLAIANEILKLPIWDKTYFHVFLPIEEQKEVNTEFILHLLSGKDKEIVISKSDFETRKMTHYLLTDNTRIQKNQYNIPEPVEGIEVPDTKIDVVFVPLLAFDKKGNRVGYGKGFYDKFLSQCKPETIKIGLSFFKPEEQISDVLDSDILLDYCVSSTGVYSF; encoded by the coding sequence ATGTTGAAAAAAGCATTACGGGCGAAGTATAAAGCATTACGAAACGAACTCTCTGAAATTGACATTGAGGAAAAAAGTCTGGCTATTGCCAATGAAATTCTGAAACTTCCTATTTGGGACAAAACCTATTTTCATGTTTTTTTACCCATCGAAGAACAAAAGGAAGTCAATACCGAATTTATTCTTCATCTCCTTTCGGGAAAAGATAAAGAAATTGTGATTTCAAAAAGCGATTTTGAGACCCGAAAAATGACTCATTATCTGCTGACAGACAATACCAGAATACAAAAAAACCAGTACAACATCCCAGAACCTGTCGAAGGGATTGAAGTTCCTGATACAAAAATAGATGTGGTTTTTGTCCCGCTTTTGGCTTTTGACAAAAAGGGAAACCGGGTGGGTTATGGCAAAGGATTTTACGACAAGTTCCTTTCGCAATGCAAACCCGAAACTATTAAAATTGGACTGTCTTTCTTCAAACCTGAGGAGCAAATTTCGGATGTTTTAGACAGTGACATATTATTGGATTATTGTGTTTCTTCTACCGGAGTTTATTCATTTTAA
- a CDS encoding pyridoxal phosphate-dependent decarboxylase family protein, which translates to MLYWKKLSQKERQAHIEKALEDNVNFSLDTSLGYPASKLDSKVYYEEASFLADAPTLKTYVANPNHIGCHTLGTSENAFKGTQEIEREVLDVLAVDFFKAQPKSFDGYISPGGTEANIQAIWMYRNYFINNLGANPYEIAILASEDTHYSIPKAANILMLDWLKVPVDFHTREIDSFQLENIIIKAKEKGKRYFIVISNMGTTMFGSIDDPNDYIQLLEKHQLIYKIHIDGAYGGFIYPFSHEESELNFENPKISSITIDAHKMLQAPYGTGIFLCRKGLIENVLTKEAEYIEGMDLTLCGSRSGSNAVAVWMILFTYGPFGWKEKIDVLQMRTQWLCDQLDQLKVAYFRDPFMNIVTIQAQYIDEALVKKFDLVPQKHNGDNSWYKIVIMDHVEVDHLSTFIDDLKESLYVEKSITGEV; encoded by the coding sequence ATGTTATATTGGAAAAAATTATCCCAAAAAGAAAGACAGGCTCACATTGAAAAAGCATTAGAAGATAACGTCAACTTCAGCCTTGACACTTCGCTGGGTTATCCTGCTTCAAAACTAGACAGTAAAGTATATTATGAGGAAGCCTCTTTTCTGGCAGATGCTCCTACCTTGAAAACGTATGTAGCAAATCCCAATCATATTGGCTGTCATACGTTGGGCACTTCTGAAAATGCGTTCAAAGGAACTCAGGAAATAGAACGCGAAGTTTTGGATGTATTGGCTGTCGATTTTTTCAAAGCGCAACCAAAATCTTTTGACGGATATATTTCTCCCGGCGGAACCGAAGCCAACATACAGGCTATTTGGATGTACCGCAATTATTTCATTAACAATCTCGGTGCAAACCCTTATGAAATTGCAATTTTAGCCTCCGAAGACACTCACTATTCAATTCCAAAAGCAGCTAATATTTTAATGCTCGATTGGTTGAAAGTACCCGTTGATTTTCATACTCGTGAGATCGATTCTTTTCAATTGGAAAACATTATCATTAAAGCCAAAGAAAAAGGAAAAAGATACTTTATTGTGATCTCCAATATGGGAACCACAATGTTTGGATCCATCGACGACCCGAATGATTATATCCAACTTTTGGAAAAACATCAGTTGATTTATAAAATACATATTGACGGTGCTTATGGTGGTTTTATTTATCCATTTAGCCATGAAGAATCGGAACTTAATTTTGAAAACCCAAAAATAAGCTCAATAACCATCGACGCTCATAAAATGCTGCAAGCTCCTTATGGAACAGGCATTTTCCTTTGTCGAAAAGGATTAATCGAAAATGTTCTAACCAAAGAAGCCGAATATATTGAAGGAATGGATTTAACCCTTTGTGGCAGCCGATCTGGCTCTAATGCTGTAGCAGTTTGGATGATTTTGTTTACCTATGGACCATTTGGCTGGAAAGAAAAAATAGATGTTTTGCAAATGAGAACACAGTGGCTTTGCGATCAATTAGACCAACTGAAAGTAGCCTATTTTAGGGATCCGTTTATGAATATTGTTACCATTCAAGCCCAATACATTGATGAAGCTTTGGTCAAAAAATTTGATTTGGTTCCCCAAAAACACAATGGTGATAACTCGTGGTATAAAATTGTGATTATGGATCATGTAGAAGTAGATCATTTGAGTACTTTTATAGACGATCTAAAAGAATCACTTTATGTTGAAAAAAGCATTACGGGCGAAGTATAA
- a CDS encoding succinylglutamate desuccinylase/aspartoacylase family protein, with the protein MKDSRPLEIFGESVLPGESKTIQLEIARLHSTTKLNIPIVIKRSKIEGPVVLFSGGIHGDEFNGIEIVRQIITKKINKPKKGTIICIPIINIYGFINKSRDFPDGRDLNRVFPGTKKGSLASRFAYHILTDIMPLVDYAVDFHAGGAGRFNAPQIRLTPNNPEVKILADAFNAPFTLFSKNITGSFRSSSEKMGVKMLLFEGGKSLDINNDVAQEGINGVKRLLKHLDMLNPKHFAPPQKKQTIYIEKSGWLRAKCSGLLIDNNMVGTFAKKGTVLGMITDPFGKFERKIKAPNDGYVLNANHSPVVYQGDAIYHLSNTAEEDSE; encoded by the coding sequence ATGAAAGACTCAAGACCATTAGAGATTTTTGGCGAAAGCGTTTTGCCTGGAGAAAGTAAAACCATTCAGCTGGAAATTGCCAGATTACATTCCACTACCAAACTGAACATTCCGATTGTTATAAAAAGGTCCAAAATTGAAGGTCCTGTTGTGCTCTTTTCAGGAGGGATTCACGGAGATGAATTTAACGGTATCGAAATCGTGAGACAAATCATCACCAAAAAAATAAATAAACCCAAAAAAGGCACTATTATCTGCATTCCCATCATAAATATCTACGGTTTTATCAACAAATCAAGGGATTTCCCCGATGGCAGAGATTTAAACAGAGTATTTCCAGGAACCAAAAAAGGATCTCTAGCCAGTCGATTTGCCTACCATATCCTAACCGACATCATGCCACTAGTTGATTATGCTGTCGATTTCCACGCTGGCGGTGCCGGCCGATTCAATGCTCCGCAAATTAGGCTTACGCCAAATAACCCCGAAGTAAAAATATTGGCTGATGCGTTCAACGCTCCTTTTACCTTGTTTTCCAAAAATATAACAGGTTCCTTTAGAAGTTCCAGCGAAAAAATGGGTGTAAAAATGTTGCTCTTCGAAGGAGGAAAGTCATTAGACATCAACAATGACGTTGCTCAAGAAGGTATCAATGGGGTCAAGCGCCTTTTAAAACATTTGGACATGCTAAATCCGAAACATTTTGCCCCACCTCAAAAAAAACAAACCATTTATATCGAAAAATCGGGTTGGTTGCGAGCCAAATGTTCCGGTTTGTTAATCGACAATAATATGGTTGGGACATTTGCAAAAAAAGGAACCGTATTAGGAATGATAACTGACCCTTTTGGCAAGTTTGAACGAAAAATAAAAGCACCAAATGACGGTTATGTACTCAATGCCAACCACTCACCTGTTGTGTATCAAGGAGATGCCATTTACCACCTCTCAAATACTGCTGAAGAAGATAGCGAGTAA
- the uvrC gene encoding excinuclease ABC subunit UvrC, with the protein MTKPNLALQIQTLPDGPGVYQYYDKEGKILYVGKAKNLKKRVSSYFNKIHDTAKTNVLVKKIVTIKHIVVPTETDALLLENNLIKTLMPRYNVLLKDDKSYPWICIKKEPFSRIFPTRRMVKDGSEYFGPYTNFKTVHTILDLIKELYPLRTCNYDLSESNIDSGKFKVCLEYHIGNCKGPCEGFETLEHYQKQVDAIREILKGNFKESMRDFKRLMISLAEEMKYEEAQKIKEKIEVLENYQSRSTIVNPKITNIDVFSIVSDESAAFINFLQISHGSIIRSHTMEIKKKLEETDEELLELAIIELRERFQLLSKEVIVPFEVDLGSAIKITVPQLGDKKQILDLSIRNAKFYRIEQLKQLQIVDPDRHTNRIMAQMKSDLRLPVEPRHIECFDNSNIQGTNPVAACVVFKDGKPSKKDYRHFNVKTVVGPDDFASMEEIVYRRYRRLLEENEPLPNLIIIDGGKGQLSSALKSIDALGLRGKIAIIGIAKRLEELFYPGDSIPLYLDKKSETLKVIQQLRNEAHRFGITFHRDKRSKAALNSSIESIPGIGEKTMQTLIQHFKSVKRLKLATEKEISDVIGVSKAKKITDFYHKNS; encoded by the coding sequence ATGACCAAGCCAAATCTAGCCTTACAAATTCAAACTTTGCCTGATGGTCCCGGCGTATATCAATATTACGATAAGGAAGGCAAGATTTTATATGTAGGCAAAGCCAAGAATCTCAAAAAAAGAGTCTCTTCCTATTTTAATAAAATTCACGATACAGCCAAAACGAATGTCTTGGTTAAGAAAATCGTAACTATCAAGCATATTGTTGTTCCTACAGAAACCGATGCGCTTTTGTTGGAAAATAATCTGATAAAAACATTAATGCCGCGATACAATGTTTTATTAAAGGATGACAAAAGTTACCCTTGGATTTGTATCAAAAAAGAACCTTTTTCACGAATATTTCCCACCCGAAGAATGGTTAAAGACGGATCGGAATATTTTGGGCCTTATACTAATTTCAAAACGGTTCATACGATTTTGGATTTAATAAAAGAGTTGTATCCGCTGCGAACTTGTAATTATGATTTGAGCGAAAGCAATATTGACAGCGGAAAATTTAAAGTGTGCTTGGAATATCATATAGGCAATTGTAAAGGGCCGTGCGAAGGTTTTGAAACATTAGAACATTATCAAAAACAAGTCGATGCTATTCGGGAAATTTTGAAAGGAAATTTCAAAGAAAGTATGAGAGATTTCAAGCGCCTAATGATTAGTTTGGCAGAAGAAATGAAGTATGAGGAAGCGCAAAAAATTAAAGAAAAAATAGAGGTTTTGGAAAATTACCAATCGCGTTCAACCATTGTAAATCCAAAGATTACCAATATCGATGTTTTTTCTATCGTTTCAGACGAAAGTGCTGCTTTTATCAATTTCTTGCAAATATCGCACGGTTCAATCATTCGTTCGCATACCATGGAAATCAAGAAGAAACTGGAAGAAACGGACGAAGAGTTGTTGGAGTTGGCTATAATAGAATTGCGGGAGCGTTTTCAGTTACTATCCAAGGAGGTTATTGTTCCTTTTGAAGTAGATTTGGGATCCGCAATAAAAATTACGGTACCACAATTGGGAGACAAAAAACAAATTTTGGATTTGTCGATTCGAAATGCCAAATTTTACCGAATAGAGCAACTCAAACAATTACAAATAGTAGATCCTGATCGCCATACCAACAGGATTATGGCACAGATGAAAAGCGATTTACGATTGCCGGTCGAGCCAAGACATATTGAATGTTTTGATAACTCAAACATTCAGGGAACAAATCCGGTTGCGGCTTGCGTTGTGTTCAAAGATGGAAAACCAAGCAAGAAAGATTACAGGCATTTTAATGTAAAAACCGTTGTTGGGCCGGACGATTTTGCCTCGATGGAAGAAATCGTTTATCGCCGTTATAGAAGGTTGTTGGAGGAGAACGAGCCCTTACCTAATTTAATTATTATTGATGGCGGAAAAGGCCAATTGTCATCTGCATTAAAAAGTATTGATGCATTGGGATTGCGAGGTAAAATTGCCATTATTGGAATTGCCAAAAGACTGGAAGAACTGTTCTATCCGGGAGATTCTATTCCGCTGTATTTGGATAAAAAGTCCGAAACATTGAAAGTGATTCAGCAATTACGAAATGAAGCGCACCGTTTTGGTATCACTTTCCACCGAGATAAAAGAAGCAAGGCCGCACTGAATTCTTCTATAGAAAGTATTCCGGGAATTGGAGAAAAAACAATGCAGACATTAATTCAACATTTTAAAAGTGTTAAAAGATTGAAGTTAGCGACAGAAAAAGAAATTTCTGACGTTATAGGTGTGTCAAAAGCCAAAAAAATTACCGACTTTTACCATAAAAATAGTTAA